A genomic segment from Solibacillus sp. FSL H8-0538 encodes:
- the hepT gene encoding type VII toxin-antitoxin system HepT family RNase toxin: MSCFRRACEASIDLAMHLVSEKKLGLPKASREAFQLLQEAGIMDEALAKTLMNMVGFRNSAVQDDQAIELDILQAILDKHLSDFTSYTKIILTYNE, from the coding sequence ATTTCCTGTTTTAGACGTGCCTGTGAAGCGAGTATTGACCTCGCTATGCATCTTGTCAGTGAGAAAAAATTAGGTTTACCAAAGGCAAGCCGAGAAGCGTTTCAGTTGTTACAGGAGGCAGGCATCATGGATGAGGCACTTGCGAAAACGTTAATGAACATGGTAGGTTTTCGAAATAGTGCAGTGCAGGATGATCAGGCGATTGAGCTCGATATTCTGCAAGCGATTTTGGATAAACATCTGAGTGATTTCACCTCCTATACAAAGATAATTTTAACGTATAACGAATAG
- a CDS encoding efflux RND transporter permease subunit gives MSLFTKWSFKNKAAITLVTVLVLLLGIVSYFKLPMEFLPPADQPQVTIIAMGQGVDSNSMEQQVTTPIETAVGSVKGKKDVFSTTGDGFSKIDIFFESKTNMKEAKQEVQEALATLTLPNNVQKPSIVQLNTSMIPIAQVSITFKDGLTRSNSEFAKKKIIPMYKDIKGLANVQTFGTESSYVSLELDNNILAEKQLSLENVMTALQGQNLSTAVGEKTIDGKASNIKVVGTLNSVKDIEQLSIAPAVKLGDVAKISIKKPNTTLTRVNGKDALFLIMTKESSANAVSTGKEIAEVTKKINKQYREVQGDVIVSTADMIESSVNTMLKEVLLGALFATIVIVLFLRNLRSTFITIVSIPLSLAFTLFLLWMSDITLNILTLGGVAVAVGRLVDDSIVVIENIFRKMQKEKFSVRLVTEATKEVGTAILASTLTTVAVFLPIGLVSGGLQDFLMPFALTITYSLLASLIVAVTVVPLMSSALLKNSKLAVHKPAIRFSRLLTWTLNHKWVVYLLAILLFVGSIGTYFAMPKGAVDKSTADYVIASLEYPNDTPLEKVKENTLRLEDFIHSQDEVKYEYTQLGNTEDGASFGNVNSPTLATIVVILKDKKDTEQIIERLEKQKKAYEGAVLTVNTASFMSGSSTDITIDVMGDDLTQIEETATNVKGKIEGIKGIEKVTTNQDAKKMIYSFEVNAAEGSAMQISQQLGVYLNRTPMGMATIDSQPTSIMLEPLLNPKTKEDLNNMLIATPTGMEPISKVATLKGEEKPTNVFHKDGDSYVRITANVDPEKLSKVNAEITKAIFGEKDAKGMKIPDGVNVYIGGASAQQADDFSDLFITMLVSVGIVFLIMVVTFKTFRAPIAILCSLPLAAIGAILGLLISGITVDITALLGALMLIGIVVTNAIVLLDRVKQNEQTMIIRDALVEAAATRMRPILMTAMATVSAMIPLLFKQAESTSLVSSSLAVVVIGGLTMATLLTLVVIPVVYESLHFRKAKKQLREKAGV, from the coding sequence ATGTCTTTGTTTACAAAATGGTCCTTTAAAAATAAAGCGGCCATTACGTTAGTGACAGTTCTAGTTTTACTATTAGGGATTGTTAGTTATTTCAAGTTACCAATGGAGTTTTTGCCACCAGCTGATCAACCACAAGTAACGATTATTGCAATGGGGCAAGGGGTCGATTCTAATTCGATGGAACAACAGGTCACAACGCCAATTGAAACGGCAGTGGGGTCTGTCAAAGGAAAGAAAGATGTTTTCTCTACAACAGGAGACGGGTTTTCGAAGATAGATATTTTCTTTGAGTCGAAAACGAATATGAAAGAGGCCAAGCAAGAAGTGCAAGAAGCGCTTGCAACGTTGACACTCCCGAATAATGTTCAGAAACCTTCAATTGTTCAATTAAATACATCCATGATTCCAATTGCACAGGTTTCTATTACCTTTAAAGATGGATTAACACGAAGCAACAGCGAATTTGCGAAGAAAAAGATCATTCCAATGTACAAAGATATAAAAGGTCTCGCAAACGTGCAAACCTTTGGTACAGAGAGTTCATATGTTTCTTTAGAATTAGATAATAATATTCTAGCTGAAAAACAATTATCACTTGAGAACGTAATGACTGCGCTTCAGGGGCAAAATCTTTCTACGGCCGTCGGTGAAAAAACGATTGACGGAAAAGCGAGTAACATCAAAGTCGTTGGAACATTAAATTCGGTGAAAGACATTGAACAATTATCCATTGCACCAGCTGTGAAACTGGGGGATGTTGCAAAGATAAGCATTAAAAAACCAAATACGACACTTACTCGGGTAAACGGTAAGGATGCCTTGTTCCTTATTATGACAAAAGAAAGCAGTGCGAACGCAGTAAGTACTGGGAAAGAAATTGCAGAAGTAACAAAGAAAATAAATAAACAATATCGTGAAGTCCAAGGTGATGTTATTGTTTCAACTGCGGATATGATTGAAAGTTCAGTTAACACAATGCTGAAGGAAGTATTATTGGGTGCACTGTTTGCAACCATAGTGATTGTTCTATTTTTAAGAAACCTTCGTTCAACATTTATTACGATCGTCTCAATCCCACTTTCTCTAGCTTTTACACTGTTTCTACTATGGATGTCAGACATTACCTTAAACATTTTGACACTAGGCGGAGTAGCGGTAGCAGTTGGACGACTTGTTGATGATAGTATCGTCGTCATTGAGAATATTTTCCGCAAAATGCAAAAGGAGAAATTCTCGGTACGTCTTGTTACGGAAGCGACGAAAGAAGTAGGAACGGCAATTTTAGCTTCTACATTAACTACGGTAGCCGTTTTCTTACCAATCGGATTAGTTAGTGGCGGTTTACAAGATTTCTTAATGCCATTCGCCTTAACCATCACGTATTCTTTGCTTGCATCATTAATTGTGGCAGTTACCGTTGTACCGCTGATGAGTTCAGCCTTATTGAAAAATAGTAAACTCGCTGTGCATAAACCAGCAATACGTTTCTCTCGCTTATTAACATGGACATTAAACCATAAATGGGTTGTCTATCTTCTGGCTATACTATTGTTTGTAGGTTCAATTGGGACGTATTTTGCAATGCCTAAAGGAGCAGTTGACAAATCGACAGCTGATTACGTGATTGCTTCTCTAGAGTATCCAAATGATACTCCTCTTGAAAAAGTAAAAGAAAATACACTTCGACTTGAAGATTTCATCCATTCACAAGATGAAGTGAAATATGAATACACACAGCTTGGGAACACGGAAGATGGAGCAAGTTTTGGGAATGTTAATTCTCCAACGCTAGCGACAATCGTGGTGATATTAAAGGATAAGAAAGACACGGAACAAATCATTGAACGACTTGAAAAGCAAAAGAAGGCGTATGAGGGTGCTGTACTAACTGTAAACACAGCTTCCTTTATGTCAGGTTCGTCTACCGATATTACAATTGATGTCATGGGTGACGATTTAACACAGATTGAAGAAACAGCCACAAACGTGAAGGGGAAAATCGAGGGAATCAAAGGTATCGAAAAAGTAACAACAAATCAGGATGCCAAAAAAATGATTTACTCATTTGAAGTGAATGCTGCAGAAGGAAGTGCAATGCAAATTTCTCAGCAATTGGGTGTTTATTTAAACCGAACACCTATGGGCATGGCAACTATTGATTCACAGCCTACATCCATCATGCTAGAGCCTCTGTTGAATCCAAAAACGAAAGAGGACTTAAATAATATGTTAATTGCTACACCTACAGGAATGGAGCCTATTTCCAAGGTAGCAACGTTAAAAGGGGAAGAGAAGCCCACAAATGTATTCCATAAAGATGGTGATTCGTATGTACGTATTACCGCTAATGTTGACCCTGAAAAATTATCTAAGGTCAATGCAGAGATCACAAAAGCCATCTTTGGTGAGAAGGATGCAAAGGGAATGAAAATTCCAGACGGAGTGAACGTGTATATTGGTGGTGCAAGTGCACAACAAGCTGACGATTTCTCTGATTTATTTATCACCATGCTTGTGTCGGTTGGCATTGTATTCTTAATTATGGTTGTTACCTTTAAGACATTCCGTGCCCCAATTGCTATATTATGTTCACTACCATTAGCTGCAATTGGCGCCATTCTTGGGCTATTAATAAGTGGGATTACTGTAGATATTACGGCATTACTTGGTGCCTTAATGTTAATCGGTATTGTAGTGACGAACGCCATTGTATTGTTAGACCGTGTCAAACAGAATGAACAAACGATGATCATTCGTGATGCGCTAGTAGAAGCAGCAGCGACAAGAATGCGTCCAATCTTAATGACGGCAATGGCCACTGTCAGTGCGATGATTCCCTTATTATTTAAACAGGCAGAGTCGACTAGTTTAGTATCAAGTAGTCTTGCAGTTGTGGTAATTGGCGGATTAACAATGGCAACATTATTGACACTTGTGGTTATTCCAGTTGTATATGAATCACTTCATTTCCGAAAAGCAAAGAAACAGCTAAGGGAAAAAGCAGGTGTATAG
- a CDS encoding methyl-accepting chemotaxis protein: protein MFKSVKTKIIMTVMVLFLLGIAFMTVISSTQVKNTTEKSATEASAALVKEISFSIENFLGQYGKGIGQLSTTPTVIDFALAGQDVSTSPTVQALKQEFSHFLGFYEDAASVYIALPTKKIIIMPQADLGADYDPTKREWYQNAVAHPDTIQWSKPFMDLATDELVVAVTKAIQSNGQVIGVLALDIKLTELASEIKSNDVGYGGYPMVLDPDGTVIAHPSSNGENFMEMPFIADMYKAGNEQNTSYYEYEGVDYVNVHTTLPELGWKISAVYQEKNINATATHLRTSMIFVALVTLFIIFIGLYFTISRTIKPIGVLKALMNAVSQGDLTVRSDIKTKDEIGELGANFNMMIDNMNAIITVVNDSASNVRASSESLSAVAEETSASGQEVALAVTEIAEGASKSAEDAEVVTERAYALGQQINEITTKAGIMSDIATKAGDMNTNGQGQMHQLKQSFSDWETNLHAMSEVISTLETKVKAIGGVMETITEISSQTNLLSLNASIEAARAGEHGKGFAVVAEEVRKLAEQSARATEEVKLTVQELQAESRLVTHQMNDTRENFQRQGIVVNNTETTFGEISKLMAAMQDSIDEVYIEIQKVAMHKDDVSDTIQTMAATSQETAAACEEVSASTDEQLRAILSVTTAAETLTGLSEELSLAVHRFKV, encoded by the coding sequence ATGTTTAAATCTGTAAAAACGAAAATTATCATGACAGTCATGGTCCTATTTTTACTAGGGATCGCGTTTATGACGGTGATTAGTAGTACACAAGTAAAAAATACAACTGAAAAAAGTGCTACAGAAGCTAGTGCAGCACTTGTGAAAGAAATTAGCTTTTCTATTGAAAATTTCCTTGGTCAATATGGGAAGGGGATTGGACAACTGTCTACAACACCAACAGTCATTGACTTTGCTCTTGCTGGACAAGACGTTTCCACAAGTCCAACCGTTCAGGCCCTTAAACAAGAGTTTAGTCACTTTTTAGGTTTCTATGAAGATGCAGCCTCTGTCTATATAGCTCTTCCTACGAAGAAAATAATAATCATGCCACAAGCAGACCTCGGAGCTGATTATGATCCAACAAAGCGTGAGTGGTATCAAAATGCGGTTGCACATCCAGATACGATCCAATGGTCTAAACCATTCATGGACTTGGCAACGGATGAATTGGTTGTTGCGGTCACTAAGGCTATACAATCGAATGGCCAAGTCATTGGTGTTCTTGCACTTGATATTAAGCTTACTGAATTAGCCAGTGAGATCAAATCCAATGATGTCGGTTATGGTGGGTATCCAATGGTATTGGATCCAGATGGTACAGTTATTGCCCATCCATCGAGCAACGGAGAGAATTTTATGGAGATGCCCTTCATTGCAGATATGTATAAGGCAGGTAATGAACAGAATACTTCCTACTATGAGTACGAGGGTGTTGATTATGTAAATGTTCATACGACACTACCGGAACTTGGTTGGAAAATTTCTGCCGTGTATCAGGAAAAAAATATTAATGCGACAGCAACCCACTTACGGACATCCATGATTTTTGTCGCACTTGTTACGTTATTTATTATTTTCATCGGATTGTATTTCACAATCAGCCGAACGATTAAACCGATTGGTGTATTAAAAGCACTTATGAATGCTGTTTCACAAGGTGATTTAACGGTTCGTTCGGATATTAAAACAAAGGATGAAATTGGGGAACTTGGCGCTAATTTTAATATGATGATTGACAATATGAATGCCATTATAACGGTTGTTAATGACTCTGCCTCGAACGTCCGTGCTAGCTCGGAAAGCTTAAGTGCAGTTGCGGAAGAAACAAGTGCATCGGGTCAAGAAGTGGCACTTGCCGTTACGGAAATTGCAGAAGGTGCATCGAAATCTGCAGAAGACGCAGAAGTTGTTACGGAACGTGCGTATGCGCTTGGTCAACAAATTAACGAAATCACAACGAAGGCAGGTATCATGTCTGATATTGCAACGAAAGCAGGCGACATGAATACGAACGGACAAGGTCAAATGCACCAGTTGAAACAATCCTTTAGCGATTGGGAAACGAATTTGCATGCCATGTCAGAAGTCATTAGTACGCTTGAAACGAAAGTAAAAGCAATTGGTGGCGTCATGGAAACGATTACCGAAATTTCATCCCAAACGAATCTACTTTCATTGAATGCCAGCATTGAAGCTGCACGTGCGGGTGAGCATGGCAAAGGATTCGCCGTGGTGGCTGAAGAGGTACGTAAACTTGCCGAACAATCGGCACGCGCGACAGAAGAAGTTAAATTGACTGTTCAGGAACTGCAAGCAGAATCTAGACTCGTTACGCATCAAATGAATGACACACGTGAAAACTTCCAGCGTCAAGGTATAGTTGTTAACAACACTGAAACTACTTTTGGAGAAATTTCAAAATTGATGGCAGCTATGCAAGATTCAATTGATGAAGTCTATATCGAAATCCAAAAAGTAGCCATGCATAAAGATGATGTTTCGGATACGATCCAAACGATGGCAGCCACATCGCAAGAAACAGCTGCTGCTTGTGAAGAAGTGAGCGCCTCAACAGATGAACAGCTGCGCGCGATTTTGTCTGTAACGACTGCAGCAGAAACATTAACAGGATTGAGTGAAGAATTAAGCCTGGCCGTTCATCGCTTTAAAGTCTAA
- a CDS encoding primase C-terminal domain-containing protein translates to MAQAAVQDEPVLVNLAQVYDVILHEGLTTYKTKYSNAPLPKRIEAAKIDARSKKGAVFVVRSKADFHTTGVKGYIVTSKETLLEDAPGLTHFTPNVYRQYGYADDARRMIRGFEERNLLQINTFVVDIDTKKHTVQEIVLTCMDHSIGLPTLIVASDRGYQVYFTLKQPLFISNKNDFRGLAVAKRIADNLKRSLKDVDADLFCNDFGFFRLPKAANIVFAQVTNTYSMAEFINWSTRSDDNIERPLFVVPTKLSKASVLDSEWFQALVHAVDVKGQKGQIGRNNTLFTLALVCFSEGWDKSRTLDFIDEYNYRLRYPLTGATIHSILNSAYSGKYKGASKEYIEALLALHVSNGQSIPVNTGRHVWYKFKKDREDRTRSHYDEWEQDIIAYITAENNPSEPFIWRTQKEICEAIGIPQSTLNQVLKSSTKLLKTVTGKGRNAKTGWTTVHLFIQHAMQLLQASKANYRRQLLQMIQEWTEELEQVGGYEKLMTYVDQLIFQPTDRIPIDQSFEASG, encoded by the coding sequence ATGGCACAAGCAGCAGTTCAAGATGAACCAGTACTCGTAAATCTCGCACAGGTCTATGATGTGATCTTACATGAGGGGCTGACTACCTATAAAACCAAATACTCCAATGCGCCCCTTCCGAAACGAATAGAGGCAGCGAAAATCGATGCGCGCTCGAAGAAGGGGGCTGTCTTTGTCGTGCGTTCAAAAGCAGACTTCCACACAACGGGCGTAAAGGGCTACATTGTGACGTCCAAAGAAACATTACTTGAAGATGCACCGGGCTTAACGCATTTTACACCAAATGTGTACCGTCAGTATGGATACGCTGATGATGCAAGGCGCATGATACGTGGCTTTGAGGAGCGTAACCTTCTGCAAATTAACACGTTCGTGGTCGATATTGATACAAAAAAGCACACGGTACAAGAGATTGTACTCACGTGTATGGACCACTCGATCGGTCTACCAACGTTAATTGTCGCTTCAGACCGTGGCTACCAGGTGTACTTTACGTTAAAGCAGCCACTATTTATCTCAAATAAAAACGATTTTCGTGGATTAGCTGTCGCAAAACGAATCGCTGATAATCTAAAAAGAAGTTTGAAAGACGTCGATGCCGATCTGTTTTGTAATGACTTTGGCTTCTTCCGTTTACCAAAGGCCGCGAATATCGTGTTTGCGCAAGTAACGAATACATATAGCATGGCAGAATTCATCAATTGGTCCACTCGCTCTGATGACAACATCGAGCGACCGTTATTTGTCGTCCCTACAAAACTATCAAAAGCTTCTGTGCTAGATTCAGAGTGGTTCCAAGCATTAGTACATGCCGTTGATGTAAAAGGACAGAAAGGGCAAATCGGACGGAATAATACGCTCTTTACGCTCGCGCTCGTTTGCTTTAGTGAAGGGTGGGACAAGTCCCGCACATTGGACTTTATTGACGAGTACAATTACCGCCTACGTTACCCGTTAACAGGCGCGACGATCCACAGCATACTGAATTCGGCGTATTCTGGGAAGTACAAAGGGGCAAGTAAAGAATACATTGAGGCATTATTAGCCCTACATGTATCGAATGGCCAGTCTATTCCAGTAAATACAGGGAGACATGTCTGGTATAAGTTTAAAAAGGACAGAGAAGACCGTACACGAAGTCATTACGACGAATGGGAACAAGACATCATCGCGTACATCACGGCAGAAAATAACCCTTCTGAACCGTTTATTTGGCGTACGCAAAAAGAAATATGTGAAGCAATCGGGATTCCACAAAGTACATTGAACCAGGTACTCAAATCTTCTACGAAACTACTAAAGACCGTTACCGGTAAGGGACGGAACGCAAAAACAGGCTGGACAACCGTTCACCTGTTTATTCAGCATGCGATGCAGTTGTTACAAGCGTCAAAAGCGAATTACCGTCGTCAGCTGCTCCAAATGATTCAGGAGTGGACAGAAGAGCTCGAACAGGTTGGTGGGTACGAAAAATTAATGACGTACGTAGATCAGCTCATCTTTCAGCCAACTGACCGAATACCCATCGACCAATCCTTTGAAGCATCAGGTTAA